In Stanieria sp. NIES-3757, the DNA window GTGCAGTTACAGTATATTTACTCGGTTCAATCGGTCGCGGAGGAGCTACTCCCTTTAACCTAACCATTGCTGGTGCAGCATTTACCGCTTTTATTTCTTCGATTACGAGCGGAATTTTAATTTTGAGTCAACGTACCTTAGAAGAAATTAGATTTTGGTTAGCTGGTTCAGTAGCAGGTAGAGATTTGAATCTGTTATTGCAAGTTTTACCTTATCTCTGCATTGGTTTAATCTTAGCCTTAGCCCTTAGTAAACAGATTACCATGCTTAGTTTGGGAGAAGATACCGCTAAAAGCTTAGGACAATCAATTGCTTTGACTAAAATTTTGGCAGCCATAAGTATTATTTTACTAGCAGGTTCTAGTGTCGCGATCGCAGGACCGATTGGGTTTGTGGGTTTGATCATCCCTCATCTAGCTCGTTTCCTAGTTGGGGTCGATTATCGTTGGATTCTGCCTTATTCAGCTATGTTTGGTGCAATTATTGTTCTGATTGCCGATCTGTTTGGTCGTCTTATTATCCGTCCCGCCGAGTTACCTGTAGGCTTAGTAATGCCTTTAATTGGCGCGCCTTTTTTTATCTATTTAATTAGATGGAAGCTGAAGAAGTAGAAAGGAGCAAACAATCGCTAATGATTAATTCTCAAAAATTACCAATTTCCTTCCAAAGCGATCGCCAAGTTATTAAAGTGTTGCTGATTCTGACTTCAATAACTCTTGTGGCAATGATAATTAGTATCGGCTATGGAGAATATCCAGTTGCCCCCCTGGATGTGATTAAAACACTGTTAGGTTTGCCCACAGCTAAAGAAGATTATACTTTTATTATTATGATCTTACGCCTACCACGAACTCTAGTTGCTTTTTTAGTCGGGGTAGGACTAGCGATCGCAGGAACGATTACTCAAGGCATTACTCGCAATCCTTTAGCTGCTCCCGATATTATTGGAGTCAATGCTGGTGCAGCTTTGGCTGCGGTTAGTTTAATTATTTTACTACCCAATACTCCCGCAGCTTGGCTTCCTTTCGCTGCTTTTACTGGTGCGTTGACAGTTGCATTCTTAATTTATCTTTTAGCTTGGCAAGGAGGTAGTTCACCAATTCGGTTAATTTTAGTTGGCATTGGTTTCGAGCTAATTGCTGCTACTTTGACCGACATTATGATTACCTATGGAGAGATTAATACCGTTTCTCAAGCTTTAGTTTGGTTGACGGGTAGCGTTTACGGACGTACTTGGTCACAAGTATGGGCTTTAATTCCCTGGATTGTTATCTTTGGTTCAGTTGCATTGTTTCTCGCCAGAGAGCTAAATATTTTAAATCTGGGAGATGACATTGCTCGCGGTTTGGGTAGTCAGGTTGAATGGCAACGAGGTTTATTACTCTTAACCAGCGTCGCTTTAGCAGGTGCTTCAGTTGCAACAGCAGGTACAATTGGTTTTGTCGGCTTGATGGCACCTCATTTAGGAAGACAGTTAGTCGGAGTTTCCCATCAAGGATTGATACCTGTAGCTGCGATGATGGGGGGAATGTTGGTCGTGTGTGCCGATTTACTCGGCAGGATTATGTTTGCACCTTTGGAACTCCCCTGCGGTATTATCATTGCTGCTGTTGGTGCGCCTTATTTTGTCTATTTATTAATTCGCAATCGTTAGCATGAATCAAAATCCTTTTACCAATCATCTAGAAACCAAACAACTTACTCTTGCTTATGAGGGTGCGCCAGTAGTACGCAATTTGGATTTAGGCATTCGCGCAGGTAAAATTACAGTCTTAGTAGGTGCTAACGGTTGTGGTAAATCTACTCTATTGCGAGGATTAGCTCGACTTTTAAAACCCAAATCGGGCATAGTTTATTTGGATGGCAAAGATATTGTTCGCCTCAATAGTAAAACCGTCGCCAAAAAACTAGGAATGCTGACTCAAAGTCCCATTGCCCCTGAAGGTTTAACCGTAAGGGATTTAGTCGCGATGGGTCGCTATCCCTATCAAAATTGGTTGCAGCAGTGGTCTAAAGAAGATGAACAGAAAGTAGCAGAAGCGTTAGAGATTACCGCAATGAGCAAACTAGGCGAGCGTGCCTTAGATAAACTTTCTGGTGGACAACGACAACGAGCTTGGATTGCAATGATTTTAGCTCAGGATACAGATATTTTACTGCTAGACGAACCCACAACTTTTTTAGATTTATCTCACCAAGTAGAGTTATTAGATCTATTACAAGAACTCCATGAAAGTAAAGGCAAAACCATTGTCATGGTACTACACGACCTCAATCTTGCTTGTCGCTATGCCGATTATTTAGTAGCAGTACAACAGGGAAAAGTATATGCGACTGGAACTCCAGAACAAGTCATGACTGAAGAGATGGTACAAGAAGTATTTGGCTTAGAATGTCGCATCGTTTCCGATCCTGTAGCCAATACACCAATGTGTATCCCAATAGGACGTAAAATTAAATTGACAAATTCTCAAGAAATTTCTTTTTAATGCTGAATTAGGGCGATCAGCTTCGCGCTTCGCATACGCGATCGCAATTTGGGCAAAATACTAAAACAAGATTGATAGAAACTTGAATAACTTCTTTGATTGTTGCAATAAAAGCTTTTTTATCTTCATTTTTTTTTATTGCTTTCAATGAGATAGAGACAAGCAACAGAAGCAGACAATAGAGCGAGCGCTCTTTCGATGGTTTCGGTGAATTGAGTTTCTTTTTTGTAAGCATAGTGCTTGACTGCTGCACCAGGATACAGCCAACCTGTTATTCCAATTGTCTTTTGCTCTAAATCACGTCCTTGCTTAATGTCGATTA includes these proteins:
- a CDS encoding iron ABC transporter, permease protein; this translates as MTVTKNQLRSEKTKKQFLLVFGLLLGGLILWLCLIASITWGAAEISFKDIYQAFTAFDGSSNHLIIRTVRLPRSLIALLVGAALAVAGAIMQGLTRNPLASPSILGVNAGAALAVVVGTLMLGSVSLNFYTWFAFAGAAISAVTVYLLGSIGRGGATPFNLTIAGAAFTAFISSITSGILILSQRTLEEIRFWLAGSVAGRDLNLLLQVLPYLCIGLILALALSKQITMLSLGEDTAKSLGQSIALTKILAAISIILLAGSSVAIAGPIGFVGLIIPHLARFLVGVDYRWILPYSAMFGAIIVLIADLFGRLIIRPAELPVGLVMPLIGAPFFIYLIRWKLKK
- a CDS encoding iron(III) dicitrate ABC transporter, permease protein, giving the protein MEAEEVERSKQSLMINSQKLPISFQSDRQVIKVLLILTSITLVAMIISIGYGEYPVAPLDVIKTLLGLPTAKEDYTFIIMILRLPRTLVAFLVGVGLAIAGTITQGITRNPLAAPDIIGVNAGAALAAVSLIILLPNTPAAWLPFAAFTGALTVAFLIYLLAWQGGSSPIRLILVGIGFELIAATLTDIMITYGEINTVSQALVWLTGSVYGRTWSQVWALIPWIVIFGSVALFLARELNILNLGDDIARGLGSQVEWQRGLLLLTSVALAGASVATAGTIGFVGLMAPHLGRQLVGVSHQGLIPVAAMMGGMLVVCADLLGRIMFAPLELPCGIIIAAVGAPYFVYLLIRNR
- a CDS encoding ferrichrome ABC transporter, ATP-binding protein; amino-acid sequence: MNQNPFTNHLETKQLTLAYEGAPVVRNLDLGIRAGKITVLVGANGCGKSTLLRGLARLLKPKSGIVYLDGKDIVRLNSKTVAKKLGMLTQSPIAPEGLTVRDLVAMGRYPYQNWLQQWSKEDEQKVAEALEITAMSKLGERALDKLSGGQRQRAWIAMILAQDTDILLLDEPTTFLDLSHQVELLDLLQELHESKGKTIVMVLHDLNLACRYADYLVAVQQGKVYATGTPEQVMTEEMVQEVFGLECRIVSDPVANTPMCIPIGRKIKLTNSQEISF